DNA sequence from the Peromyscus eremicus chromosome 7, PerEre_H2_v1, whole genome shotgun sequence genome:
aaacaaaaagggggatagtttagatatgataggatgaaagggtagattaatgaacctacttttaaagaataacaacttgtttaaaatgttttacattgctatagattttagtttattgatacaaatttaaacttaattttgttatactatatatatatttctattcttgtttgaggtattatgtttatgtaactcatttaaaattgtaatggataattaaaaaatagattaatagttcgtcatctatgataatatttgtagccatgttagttaagtcttctaggtatacatagatatatttcagatagataggtagtcttcaaacacttcaaagacctacagaatatggcatttaaaatgttttaaaagtttagactttttggacagtgagacatgtctgctcctgacagcaccgatttacttcagagaggaggatgggcatcgaagacactccatacggagtttatcttcaccttgacaaaaatagccatttgggcaagaaactgttcttgcctggactgcctgatcaactggacatgcaggacccatacaaaggtgaccactaaactttgcttgacaaaatggtccttcaggttcctgctttgcagagaaaactgccagacattctacaggacacagagaaaagtgaataagagactctaggcctgtgggctgaagacagatgccccaaccttacaagagaactttgaatgactgtccaggctgccagctgtctctgtctaccctacaagactcctaagagttgcttatatccttctccatttctcaggtagtaatatatccttctgaggtctttgatgtggttaaagactagatacttacaattttccttagttataataaaagataagttagatataaaaccttaaacttacaaatataagatagataggatctcttctttaatattgtaactgtaattcttgcttgataattgttttgttatatataattttactatgttaaagttaaaaccttcctttttaagaaaagaaaaggggaagtgctgtgggatgttctgtatgtcaaatgtgttgctctgattggttagtaaataaatcactgattggccattggctaggcaggaagtataggcaggacaaggaaaagaattctgggaagtggaaggctgagagagagacattgccagccgccatcaggacaaggaagatgtaaggtaccagtaagccatgagccatgtggcaaagtaaagattaatagaaatgggctaaatataagagtaagagctagacagtgacaggcctgagctaatggccaagcagtttaaataatgtaagagttcgtatgtttattttataaatgggctctgggactggcgggacttgatggcgggagctggagagaaattctactgCTACACAAATCCTCTCTTTTTTCCACTCTGCCTGTCTTCCATAACTTCTATGGTTTCGATTTTGCCATACTTTTCAAAGCAGTCTCTCAGATTATATTCTTCTGTGTCTTCTTTAATACCACCAACAAAAATTTTCTTGACAGTTAAATGGGCACCAGGCTTTACAGAATCCTCTCTAGAAACAGCTCTCTTTGGTTCCACCACACGCTCATCAACCTTGTGTGGCCGAGCACATATTGCAGCATCCACCTCTTCAACACAAGAGTAGGTCACAAAACCAAAGCCCCTGGAATGTTTTGTTTGGGGATCTCTCATTACCACACAGTCTATAAGTGTGCCCCATTTCTCAAAATGTTCTCTTAAGCTATCATCTATGGTTTCAAAGCTCAGACCACCAATAAACAGCTTCCTCAACTGTTCTGGTTCCTTTGGATCATGGCCCTCCATTTTGAGACGGGACTCGCCTCTTCCAACTCGAGTTCAATATCTACTATCTCATATTATATTTAAGTTATATTTGAACTGAAAGTGAAATGCAGAAGTATGTGAAAAGGAACTCTCTTctgttaaatttttttaaagaaacattcctcacttaaaaataatggaaagtgattttttttttttactctttttcttccttgtgtttttGTCCTattcagtttggttttgttttagctcacttttttttttttattattcttaggatgtttatttcttttcttttttttttgagaaagtagTAAAGATTTTTATTGTCAATACAAGataacacaaataaattaatttttacaaCAATCTTAGACTCCAGAGCTTCTCTGTGAGAAGGTTAGCTCATTATGTAAAAAGACTAATATCTAAAATGATCTGGCAAGTGAATGTGACAGTGTGCAAGACCAACATACCTGTGAACAATGAGAAGAAAGcaaagggcattttcttttttcctttcctcagtAAGATGTGTTACTGAACATATGAGGGAGGCTTGGTGGAAATTGCTCTCAAGGTTATCATAATAAGGTAACACCAAGTTCAGATGAACCTGAAGACTATAATGCAATTGTACCTGTCTTTAACAAAAGCTCGAGCTGGGTTTGGTggtataggcctttaatcccagcactgggaggcaggggcaggtagatcttCTCTTTgagtctactgagtgagttccagcctagccaaggctgcatagtaagaccctatgtcaaaaaacaaaacacacacaactaaaaaaaaaaaaaagcttaggatTCAGGAACTAGGGGTGAaaatcagtggtagagcacttgcctagcatgagcaagACCCAGtaagggaaggggaaaaggaatCATTTATCAGCATGAAACCAATAGACTCAATTAGGAGTTCAATAAATTTCATGTTAAAGTGCAAAAGACGCCATGCGAGACTAGTGTTTGTTCTGTGACACAGCAGATAGACAACCCTCCAACTGTACACTTGACTAATCAGGAAAAAGAACCCGGGGTTCAACTTAGAGAGCCAGGGTCCTGCCAAGTGTGGTCATGAGCTGTACCCAGCTCTCAGACAAGTCCAGGCCCACTCACAAGGCTAAAGCATCTCAGGAAGCCATGGCTGTCCAAATGAGTTGGTGGGCACTTCTATCTTGATTTGTAACTGCTCAAGTTGATAGTTTTGGAAGCACACCAGCATTATTTACCTAAGAAAGCAAGGGTCAAATCCTCCTCTAggataaatgattaaaaaaaaaagtgaggtccCCACTCAGCACCACTGACATTTTCCATCAACCTGAAAGCAGTGCAAAATGGTTTCTCTCACACAAGGACAATGTGCACAATGTCACTCCAGCCTCCAGTTAACTACGTCACTCCTGTGTCAGAGCCCAGGGAAAGTTGCAGACTCTGGACAGAAAGCATTTTAGATGCCAGTGGGTGTGAGCACATTCAGGTCACGGGGATTGAGATTATGGGTTCGAGGTGGTGGTTTCTTCACTTCTACCACTGGGATATCCATCTTAGGCGGCTTGAAGGTTGCTGGATCTTCACCTACTCGTGTGGCTTGGGCATGCGTTAGCTCCATAGGAGAGAGTTTCGGGGCACCTTTGTAAGCCTGGATGGCAAAACCAGAGTCAGACCTCTGTAGTGGCCTCGGTCCAAAGAGACTCCACTTTTCTGCTGAGTTCTTGTCATTCCCACTCCCAGGATCCATGGTGTGAGGATTCAGGCCAAGTAAGGCTGTGGAGGAGCCAGAGGGGAACCAGGCTCTGGACTTCTGCTTGGGGGAGGAGTAAGGGGTGCTGTTCAGGGTGGACTGGGCTGATGCAGGATGcttctcttcttttgttgtctCTCCACTCTGCAGCTTTAGTTTATGGAGTGCTTCTGCCAATAGGAGGTACTTGGTCTCCTCAGTGGTGAGGCCCTTGTGGGGTCAGCATCTCTCAGTCCTGCTTGTTGCTCAAAACGCTGGATGCTCTCCTGAGTCTGTTTTGTGATCAGGGAATTCATGATGACATGGGTAGCTTTATCCTTCATCCCAGGAGCCTTGTCTGAATTGTCAGTGGCTGTTGATGGAATCACAGCAAGGGAAGAGACACTGGCCACTCCTTCCTCTGTCTTGTCAAGATGCTGATACTTGCACTCTGGAATCACTGGCTGCCAGGGGATGCTTCCCATGTCCGATAGAGGAGGAGTCATGGGCGCAGGGTCCTCTAGGGCATCATCATAGCTGAATGCCAAGCTGCACATCCCAATGGGCAGGGACATCTTGCCTAGAGGCCCACTGGGCGCAAGAGCAGGCACTTCTGGTTGTCTTGAAGCCATTGATAGACTAGGATCCAGGTGCTTTCTCTATAAGAATTTGGAGCTGAGTCCCTGCCACCACAGTGAAATGACGCTGGACTATGCTGACAGACAGATGGTAATGAGGAGCATTGCCCAGCTGTTGCAAATTAGCAAAGCTTTCGAGGAAGAGTCCATCCAGAGGTTCTGCTCGCCCGCCACCTGCGAACTCCGGCACTAAAGAGGCTCTGAGGCTCCAGATGGCCCAAGAGGCTGCGGAGCTGAGCGGAGCGGAGTCATCTTGAAAGCTCCCCGACCAAaggcctatttgttttctaaagagaaacaaaaaggatATGCACTCAGATGAGAGGAGAAATGGAGGTTCTcaaaggagttgggggaagggaaaccataatcagaatacattgtatgaaatctatttttaataaaataaaaatagaagaaaataatgtaGCAAGATATTACTAATTATGTAGTTTTATAATCATACCGACTAGTTATTTTATACACTGAGAAAAATACAATTCAAATTTTAACgaaaaaacacatttgaaaatgtaACAATATTTATGTATCAGAAATACAAACAGCATAAATGTTCTATTATGAAGTCATTAGATAGATAGTTTTAATTAATGTGCATTATTGCCACTTTAAGGCAACACCTGAAAACATTGCAATGgtgtttgtattagttacttctctgttgctgtgataaaacaccatgatcaaaaacatCTTATGAAAGGAAGAATTTACTTTGGTCTAAAGTTTTAGAATGAAAG
Encoded proteins:
- the LOC131914040 gene encoding LOW QUALITY PROTEIN: putative monooxygenase p33MONOX (The sequence of the model RefSeq protein was modified relative to this genomic sequence to represent the inferred CDS: inserted 1 base in 1 codon) gives rise to the protein MASRQPEVPALAPSGPLGKMSLPIGMCSLAFSYDDALEDPAPMTPPLSDMGSIPWQPVIPECKYQHLDKTEEGVASVSSLAVIPSTATDNSDKAPGMKDKATHVIMNSLITKQTQESIQRFEQQAGLRDAXPHKGLTTEETKYLLLAEALHKLKLQSGETTKEEKHPASAQSTLNSTPYSSPKQKSRAWFPSGSSTALLGLNPHTMDPGSGNDKNSAEKWSLFGPRPLQRSDSGFAIQAYKGAPKLSPMELTHAQATRVGEDPATFKPPKMDIPVVEVKKPPPRTHNLNPRDLNVLTPTGI